A window of Natrinema versiforme contains these coding sequences:
- a CDS encoding transcription factor S encodes MEFCDECGSMMKAEDGIWECGSCGYTEPKGDADQYVITDDQEIGEVIESSGETSLPETDARCPECGNDRAHWYMQQIRAADESETRFFICTECEHKWREDDN; translated from the coding sequence ATGGAATTCTGCGACGAATGCGGTTCGATGATGAAAGCCGAGGACGGGATCTGGGAGTGCGGTAGCTGCGGGTACACGGAACCGAAAGGCGACGCCGACCAGTACGTCATCACCGACGACCAAGAGATCGGGGAGGTCATCGAGTCCTCCGGCGAGACCTCGCTACCCGAAACCGACGCTCGCTGTCCCGAGTGTGGCAACGACCGCGCCCACTGGTACATGCAACAGATCCGCGCGGCCGACGAGTCCGAGACGCGCTTCTTCATCTGTACCGAGTGCGAGCACAAGTGGCGCGAGGACGACAACTAA
- a CDS encoding DUF5797 family protein, with protein MTLSEEATDRLADVVELQPTKNSELQDRWGMESGSEVHQYLENELGDYYFRDDNSLIRATAEAADLVDVEPGIESDPEDDGVPSKIRVPELQARIVAVLAGPEERSESVVSVLHSLREEYDIDPEAEDVRSGLQSLRRKGVVEVEYRTVPTFRLTVERDDLEVSVSDSD; from the coding sequence ATGACGCTCTCGGAGGAGGCCACGGACCGGTTGGCGGACGTAGTGGAGCTACAGCCGACGAAGAATTCCGAGTTACAGGACCGATGGGGGATGGAAAGCGGCAGCGAGGTCCACCAGTACCTCGAGAACGAACTCGGGGACTACTACTTTCGGGACGACAACAGCCTGATCCGGGCGACCGCGGAGGCGGCCGATCTGGTCGACGTCGAGCCGGGAATCGAGAGCGACCCGGAGGACGACGGCGTTCCCTCGAAGATCCGGGTTCCCGAGTTACAGGCCCGGATCGTCGCGGTGCTCGCCGGACCCGAGGAACGTTCCGAGAGCGTGGTGTCGGTGCTCCACAGCCTCCGGGAGGAGTACGATATCGACCCGGAGGCCGAGGATGTCCGGTCGGGACTGCAGAGCCTGCGCCGCAAGGGCGTCGTCGAGGTCGAGTACCGGACCGTGCCGACGTTCCGACTGACCGTCGAGCGCGACGATCTCGAGGTCTCCGTTTCCGACTCCGACTGA
- a CDS encoding methyltransferase domain-containing protein, whose amino-acid sequence MTRVSGSDDTDGDATDADSDGVPVLLVRGDREYLVQPGGEQGTDLGVLEVPEDVESGDTLETHLGDEFQVRRLRGPDLFHHFERTGAPMVPRDIGLVIGETGIARGDRVLDAGTGTGVLAAMMARAGASVVTYEQDADFADVARENMALGGVEDDVDVRTGDVTEEIDALEPSSFDVLTLDTADAPAMVEHAPDLLVDGGFVAVYSPFIESTREVSETARDVGLSNVTTRETIQREMQFDERGSRPTTAPVGHTGYLTVARNE is encoded by the coding sequence GTGACTCGAGTGAGCGGTTCAGACGATACGGACGGCGACGCGACCGACGCCGACAGCGACGGCGTGCCGGTCCTGCTCGTCCGCGGCGACCGCGAGTACCTCGTCCAACCCGGCGGCGAACAGGGGACCGACCTCGGCGTGCTCGAGGTCCCCGAGGACGTAGAGTCGGGCGACACCCTCGAGACGCATCTGGGCGACGAGTTTCAGGTGCGCCGACTGCGCGGCCCGGATCTCTTTCATCACTTCGAGCGGACGGGCGCACCGATGGTGCCCCGCGATATCGGCCTCGTGATCGGCGAGACGGGAATCGCCCGCGGCGACCGCGTCCTCGACGCCGGCACCGGAACGGGCGTGCTCGCGGCGATGATGGCACGGGCCGGCGCGTCGGTCGTGACCTACGAACAGGACGCCGACTTCGCCGACGTCGCCCGCGAGAACATGGCGCTCGGCGGCGTCGAGGACGACGTCGATGTCCGAACCGGCGACGTGACCGAGGAGATCGACGCCCTCGAGCCCTCGTCGTTCGACGTGCTCACCCTCGATACGGCCGATGCGCCCGCGATGGTCGAGCACGCGCCCGACCTGCTCGTCGACGGTGGCTTCGTCGCGGTCTACAGTCCGTTCATCGAGTCGACTCGAGAAGTCTCGGAGACGGCCCGCGACGTGGGCTTGTCGAATGTGACTACTCGAGAGACGATCCAACGCGAGATGCAGTTCGACGAGCGAGGGTCGCGGCCGACGACCGCGCCCGTCGGTCACACGGGATATCTAACGGTCGCCCGCAACGAGTAG
- a CDS encoding MFS transporter, which produces MRRLVDQIIAPFAVDRRVLALAGARMADGIGNSFLIIVIPLYVSSGVVSGTAFGLGESMIIGLILSLFGFLNSSFQPFTGRLSDRLGRRKPFILVGLAGLALTNLAYVFAETYVSLLAIRGLQGVSVSFIIPASIALVNELATTGNRGGNMGVYNTFRLVGFGAGPALAGAVVSLGPYALPVGVTISGFDAAFYTAAITAAISYVLVTVLVSDSDSAAANAGADLSIPILDRSGPNLLDPIFTLGVASFFMATAIALFSTIQPQVNARLEQGATWFGLQFAAFIIAQVVLQTPIGRACDRYGRRPFIVTGMVLLIPTTLAQGFLFSSVLMFVARLFQGVAAAMVFAPSLALAGDLAGEGESGSKLSVLTMAFGYGIAAGPLSSGALIRFGFGAPFVFGTALATLGLILVYTQVEETLEATASVPVVGSN; this is translated from the coding sequence ATGCGGAGACTCGTGGATCAGATTATCGCGCCCTTCGCCGTGGACCGACGGGTGCTCGCGCTGGCGGGGGCCCGGATGGCGGACGGGATCGGGAACTCGTTTCTGATCATCGTCATCCCGTTGTACGTGAGCAGCGGCGTGGTGAGCGGAACGGCGTTCGGCCTCGGGGAGTCGATGATCATCGGCCTGATCCTCTCGCTCTTCGGCTTTCTCAACAGCAGTTTTCAGCCGTTTACCGGCCGCTTGTCCGACCGGTTAGGTCGGCGAAAGCCGTTCATTCTGGTCGGTCTCGCCGGCCTCGCGCTGACGAACCTCGCCTACGTCTTCGCGGAGACGTACGTCTCACTGCTCGCCATCCGCGGGTTGCAGGGTGTCAGCGTGTCCTTCATAATCCCGGCCTCGATCGCGCTGGTGAACGAACTCGCGACGACCGGCAATCGCGGCGGAAACATGGGCGTCTACAACACGTTCCGACTGGTCGGCTTCGGTGCCGGCCCGGCGCTGGCCGGCGCGGTCGTCAGCCTCGGCCCGTACGCGCTCCCGGTCGGAGTGACGATCTCCGGGTTCGACGCCGCCTTCTACACCGCGGCGATCACCGCCGCGATCAGCTACGTGCTCGTGACCGTCCTGGTCTCCGATTCCGACTCGGCGGCCGCAAACGCCGGCGCTGACCTCTCGATTCCGATCCTCGATCGGTCGGGGCCCAACCTGCTCGATCCGATCTTCACGCTCGGTGTCGCGTCGTTTTTCATGGCGACCGCGATCGCACTCTTTTCGACCATCCAGCCGCAAGTCAACGCCCGGCTCGAGCAGGGCGCGACCTGGTTCGGCCTGCAGTTCGCGGCGTTCATCATCGCGCAAGTCGTGCTCCAGACGCCGATCGGGCGGGCCTGCGACCGGTACGGCCGGCGGCCGTTCATCGTCACCGGAATGGTGTTGCTGATCCCGACGACGCTCGCGCAGGGCTTTCTGTTCTCCTCCGTGCTGATGTTCGTCGCCCGGCTGTTCCAGGGCGTCGCCGCCGCGATGGTGTTCGCGCCGTCGCTGGCGCTCGCGGGCGACCTCGCCGGCGAGGGCGAATCCGGCTCGAAACTGTCGGTGCTCACGATGGCCTTTGGCTACGGGATCGCCGCGGGGCCGCTGTCCTCGGGCGCGCTGATCAGGTTCGGCTTCGGAGCCCCCTTCGTCTTCGGGACCGCGCTCGCGACGCTCGGACTGATTCTGGTGTATACGCAGGTCGAGGAGACGCTCGAGGCGACGGCCTCGGTGCCGGTCGTCGGAAGCAATTAA